The following are encoded in a window of Peromyscus maniculatus bairdii isolate BWxNUB_F1_BW_parent chromosome X, HU_Pman_BW_mat_3.1, whole genome shotgun sequence genomic DNA:
- the LOC143270741 gene encoding cancer/testis antigen 55-like, whose amino-acid sequence MQRILRRILNFFWRSTESEENLQIQDNPLGDSPHDQDISKLKTVRGIVTTLCTDCGCINESIFFNPDMVCGNVPVNVGMNVIALVEEDETTHALKTIKVKAVSDPIYGIEPSEFDKRLCIKCVTYTTGDNIYISEETFFPMQLLSGGFLPFKGDLLLVEYSLKPGTPNITINAVSFLNSQNMDEVCVTSIDGRTGIVDDIIFFTEDSLQKPTDYTPGLYDIVNVVAVDSIQPHCSWRAVSMIPVETY is encoded by the exons ATGCAGAGAATTCTGCGCcgtattttaaatttcttttggagGAGCACCGAATCTGAagaaaatctacagattcaagatAATCCTCTTGGAGACAGTCCCCATGATCAAG ATATCTCCAAGTTGAAGACTGTCAGAGGAATTGTGACCACCCTGTGTACCGACTGTGGCTGCATTAATGAATCTATCTTCTTCAATCCAGACATGGTGTGTGGCAATGTCCCGGTGAATGTTGGAATGAATGTCATTGCTCTAGTGGAAGAAGATGAAACAACTCATGCACTCAAAACAATCAAA GTGAAAGCTGTGTCGGATCCCATTTATGGTATTGAACCATCCGAATTTGACAAGAGACTTTGCATTAAATGTGTGACTTATACAACAGGAGACAACATCTATATCAGTGAGGAAACTTTCTTTCCCATGCAACTTCTTTCTGGAG GGTTCTTGCCTTTTAAAGGAGACTTGTTGCTGGTTGAATATTCCTTGAAGCCAGGTACTCCAAACATCACTATCAACGCTGTGAGCTTCCTAAATTCCCAGAATATGGATGAG GTCTGTGTTACCAGTATTGATGGAAGAACTGGCATAGTAGATGACATCATCTTTTTTACTGAGGATTCCCTCCAGAAGCCTACAGATTATACTCCGGGATTGTATGACATCGTGAATGTGGTTGCTGTGGACAGCATTCAACCACACTGTTCTTGGAGAGCAGTATCAATGATCCCAGTGGAAACATATTGA